DNA sequence from the Cronobacter turicensis z3032 genome:
ATCCGCCGTCGCCATCGCGGAGGTGTAAAACACGCTGTCCGGCACGTCGATCCCGGCCGAGGCGAAACGGTTAGCCAGATCCTGGCCAGTCTGGGACGGGTAGTTGGTCAGCAGAACCAGCGGAAACCCTTTTTCAAGGATGCCGGTCAGGAATTCGCTGGCGCCGGGCACCGCAACGTTATCGTGCATCAGCACGCCATCGATATCACAAATTACGTTCTGAATGGTCATGGACTACTCTGGCTCAGGGAACAGAAAGGCGTAACTATAGCGCAAATCGCCACAGTCACTCGTTAACTTTCCAGCAAACGCTGTAATAACAACCCGTTAAGCATGGCGCGTTTTACCAGCGCAAACGCGCCGATAGCCGAGCGGTGATCGAGTTGCGAAGGCACTACCGGCAGGTTTTTACGAAACGCTTTCAGGGATTGCGTGTTGATGCAGCTTTCGATCGCGGGCAGGAGCACTTTCTGCGCTTCAACAATCTCACCGGCGATAACCACTTTTTGCGGGTTAAACAGGTTAATGGCGATAGCAATGGTTTTGCCGAGCTGGCGGCCGACGCGCTCCACCACTTCGCAGGCCAGCGCATCGCCCCGGTTTGCGGCTTTGCAAATAGCTTTGATATTGCATTCGTCCTGCGTCAGACGGCTCGGGTGGCCCTGCTCCAGTAACTGACGCACGCGCTGTTCAATGGCGGCGTTGGCGGCAACGGTCTCCAGACACCCGAAATTACCGCAGTGGCAGCGCTCCCCCAGCGGATCGACCTGGATGTGACCAATCTCGCCGACGTTGCCGTTACGGCCGATAAATATGCGTCCGTTAGAGATAATCCCCGCGCCAGTGCCGCGGTGAACGCGCACCAGAATAGAGTCTTCGCAGTCGCGCGTTGCACCGAAGTAGTGCTCTGCCAGCGCCAGGCTGCGGATATCGTGCCCCACAAAACAGGCGACGTTAAAACGCTTTTGCAGCGCGTCAACCAGCGGCCAGTTTTCAACATTGATATGCGGCATGTAGCGGATGACGCCGCTTTCCGGGTCCACCAGCCCCGGCAGGATCACCGACACGGCGATAAGCTCGCGGATTTTACGCTGCCAGGCGTCGATAAACTGCGCGATGATGTTCAGTAGCGCATGTTCCAGCGTTTCCTGGGTGCGTTCGGGCAGGGGAAAATGTTCTTCCGCGAGCACTTTACTGCTCAGATCGAAGAGCGTCAGCGTGGC
Encoded proteins:
- the nagC gene encoding N-acetylglucosamine repressor; the protein is MTTGGQAQIGNVDLVKQLNSAAVYRLIDQQGPISRIQIAEQSQLAPASVTKITRQLIERGLIKEVDQQASTGGRRAISIVTETRHFQAVGVRLGRHDATLTLFDLSSKVLAEEHFPLPERTQETLEHALLNIIAQFIDAWQRKIRELIAVSVILPGLVDPESGVIRYMPHINVENWPLVDALQKRFNVACFVGHDIRSLALAEHYFGATRDCEDSILVRVHRGTGAGIISNGRIFIGRNGNVGEIGHIQVDPLGERCHCGNFGCLETVAANAAIEQRVRQLLEQGHPSRLTQDECNIKAICKAANRGDALACEVVERVGRQLGKTIAIAINLFNPQKVVIAGEIVEAQKVLLPAIESCINTQSLKAFRKNLPVVPSQLDHRSAIGAFALVKRAMLNGLLLQRLLES